The Ictidomys tridecemlineatus isolate mIctTri1 chromosome 1, mIctTri1.hap1, whole genome shotgun sequence DNA window cgcttgagccacatccccagacccatgttcctatttaaaaaaaaaaaaactacttatgCAGAAATGGACTTTAAAGCCATCTAGAGTAAGATGAAAGCATTTAGAGCAAGcacttttttatttaagaaaattctctTTACCAAAATTCCCAGGAATCATTACAAATGAGTCAGTGACAGTCACTGGTGACagcaaaatgacttaaaaacctCCTAAGACCTGATGATATTAATTATAAGGATTGACAAATTGATTAGAcacagaaatttaattttttaaacagagagtggTATTTTCCACAATACCAGTTAGGAAAATAACCTTACCATTCCACACGTTGCCCACCTGTCCTGTGCTCATCCATACTGGCTCCTGAGCCTCACCATTTCCACTCAGCAGCAAGTGTCTGCCAACACATTTCATGAGCTTCAAGTGCAGAGACAGTAGGTACACTCCTGGCTGCTCTACAGAACACTTTAGTACAGGGGTAACTGAGAATATGTGTAAGTGGTTTTCCATTCACTTATAAACTATGTTGCAATTAAGCATAAATATAATCCAGATGAGCTTTCATTTTCTTGGCCTAAAGAAGTATGACAAGAGTGAAGCAAAAGTGAATTAACCaattattttgggaaaataacATAGAATTTGCTATAGTACTTAAActcacttaatttttaatttttttgtgcatctggggattgaatccaaggcctcacacatgctaggaaaccATCAtatcaccaagctacatctccagcctctgAACTCACTCAATTTTATGtctagctatttaaaaaaattgtgattaaAAATAGGATTTGAAGGAAAGTgaatattatttgtcaattaaaataaaaattttaaaaaccaaagtgAATGGCTATAAAGtatatctaaatatttaattatgatAAGCAATACTCAACGGTGATAAAAAACCTATAGACAATTTTAAATCCAtgaaaatagacattattatatatatatatttttaaacaataactGACTGTGTTAAacagcatgaaatatatcttgaaAATAATACAGCGTTAGGTACTTACTTTTTAAGATAAAACTATTGCTGATTCTGGAATTAGTCACCTACTTATTCATACATATACAGATTTTGAAGGGTTAGTTATCAATTAAAACATATTTACCTTCACTGGGCACGGTCtcacatgcctgcaatctcagtgacttgggaggctgaggtagaaggattacaagtttgagatcaaCCTTGGGAACtaagcaagaccctcagcaacttaatgagaccctgtctcaaaaaaaaagtactagAGCCATAGCTTGGTGGTTCCTccataccaaaaaagaaaaaaaaattaccttcttTGATGTGAAATTCTCAACATTTGCAGAGTATTcagaaaagttttagattttttttcttccccaagaCCAGCTTGGACAGAattgaagttatttttctttgatcttaCTAAACTAGTAAGTAAGAATAATAGCAAACATTTCCATCTAAAATTTATCTGCAGTAAAATCCAAGGGAAATTAGCCCTGATTCAGCTGCTCCTCTCTCCTGCAGGCCAGGCTTTACCATCTCAGCTGGATTTCCCATATATTAGAATGCCCTGGGCTTTCACTTGACTATCTGCAGTGGAAAAGACTTTTGGTTCAATATTATGAAGACCCTCATGGTCACCCTGATGGCCCTGAATTAATAATTTCATGGGTACCTTCCAAATGATAGTGTTCCTAAGTTGGACCTGGAAGTCACCTACAGTTACTGTTTTACAAAAATAACCATGATATTCCAGAGACATTTGGTCATCTAAACCTCCCTCATATTGGACTTCTCCACTGAGGATCTTTTGAGCTCAGAGAATATTCTCAGATGTGATAAAAGTatgcaaaagtaaaagaaatcccAGTGTCAAGTGTGGAATTAAACTTGCCTCCTAAAGTCatcttaaagatgaaaaaatgcaTTGGGGAGGGTTAAATGCACTGTTGTGATAGCTGCACAATAATGTCACTGACTGTATACTTGAAGATGGTTCAAATGGAAAATGTTATGCTATGcatattttaacaacaaaaaattcattCTTGAACTAATATCCATAACTCCTCATCAGTATGGCCACACAGCCaagatttaagaaatttattctaaaatcagaaaaagacaagggcattatgttttaattttttccatagGTTTATCACCATTTAGGTTATGAAATGCATTTAAATGTTGGCACCACACAGATAGTTTATTGTTGGCATTTAAAAGTGGTGCCGATGGTTGCCCAGCTAGCCCAGTCAGTAGCACATGAGACCCTCCAAAGTGGTGCTACTTTATATGCAGTTCTTTCTGGCTACTCAGTTTGTTAcactcattaaattaaaaaaaaaggaataacaagaacaacaacaacaacaacaaaaacaaagcactCAATACCTCCACCCTGAAAGCCTTCTGCTTGGGTACCTTCCCAAAACATTGCCACTATTTAAATGTCATCCTTATTTTCACTGTATTGAAAAGTGCTTTTTCACAATTTGGTCTTGACCCCCTATTTAAAGAATTCTTGCCCCATGCCCCCCTGCCCCCACAACACACAATCAGGATAAGTGTACTGGGTTGATTGATGTCACACAGTTATAGGCTGCCAATCCTAGGGGAAAAGATTTTCCTTTCAGTCCTGGACGGATATGGAAATGATTACACTGGTTAAGGAGATCCAAAGTGAATGGTAATATGCAAAAGCCAGATAGGCACCTAACAGTTCCATTGGAGCCAAAAATTCAGAGCAGCAATTCCATAAATATTAGTCACAGCCACCTACAGCAGGTTGTCACCATGTCTACTTGTGAAAAGAATAGTGAAGTTCGTGGTCACAGTAATATAGCAAGGGGGGCATTTCTGACACTGTCAATTATATGGTTGGGGTTATGCAAAACCATGGACATGTCCAAGCCGGAAGGGGCTGTGGAAGTTAAGTCAGAACTCTTGTTTTGAGTTGCTAACAAGGTAACACAAAGCCCCTTGATCTGAGTTTATTAACTTTCAACCAGAAAACAAAATGACAGGGGGCACTGTTGGACATCTTGGTTTTGTAATACATACAATTGATCATCTCCATTGCAAAATGTGAATATTAATTTCATATGCTTCAGCATTTaatatacctttttatttattcaagaaacAATACAATCATGGGATAATGTTAGTGCCACGCATGTTGTTAAGTAAGTCACTTATTTGTCATAAAGGAAGTTGTAATTTTGAAGTGAAATGTCAttacaagattttttaaattattttgaatttattgaaATTCAAGAGATGAGCAAGGCATCTCCAAAATAAAGATTTCCAAAATGACTAAAAaagtatttccaaataaaataaaaattagtcaatcTGAGAATACTAGGCTTCTGTTGCTCCTGTAACATATTACATCATACTCAAGTGGTTTAACCATTGAAGCTATTACCTTAGAGTTCTGCAGATTTCATCTGACCTGGGTCTTGCTGGGTTgaaatcaaggtgctggcagggctGTGCTCCTTCTGGAAGTTCTAGGAAAGAGTCTGTCCCTGGTCTTTCCCAGCTCCCAAAGGccctgcattccttggctcatatccccttcctcttcccaaaTCAGCAATGTGCATCTCTCTGACTCCTCTTCACATTCTCCTCTGACTGACACTTTTCAGATTCCCTCTTCCACTCTTAAGGACCCTTTCAATGACACCAGGCCCACCTGGAGAATCCAGAATAATTGCCCCTTTCAAAGTCAATGGTTAGTATCTCAGTTCCAATTACAACCTTAATTCTCCTTTGCCATTTAACCCAACATAATCCCAGGTTCTGGGATTAAGATGAAGATACCTTTGTGTTTGGGCATATTATTCAGCCTATCACAATGAGTTTCCAGTCATTACATACACATGTAAATATAAGCTAAATATACTACAGTTTAATATTTTTGTGACAGTTCAGTAATTACCATTCAGTTGCCTTAATCTACAGAATTTACcatttttatctaaataaaacCAATTAAGCTGGCCAGATAtaacagtaacaaaaaaagcaatacataaaacaaattataCAATTTTACAAAGTAGTGATTACTTGTGGGTGTGTGCcaaatgtgcatatatgtatatataaatgtttacatttatatatacatacacacataattttAATGTTAATCAAATGGttctagaaaattaatatataacaaaGATTCCCATGAAGGTGATGCTTAAAACATATGGCATGTTTATGACGATCTTGAACCAGCCCAAGATGAGAGTCTTAATAACATAAAGGTCAGAGATGAAGAAACTCTTTCCAGGTTAGCAATTTttccatacatttttttcttcttgttttttttctgttgtccaTACTAAATTTCCTTGTGGCTTAAAGGCCTGCCATTAAGTGAAGTTGCCGAACCTCTTACAAACAAGGTCAAACCACCAACCACCAAATAAATCAGTGCAGCTGTTCCAGGGGAAATCActgaaaaatacaggaaaatcatCCTGCAGCCAGTGTACCTGAACTCCAGAGAAAAAGGTCCTGATTCCCTCCGTAGCTGAAACACTAGCTTTGGTTTCCGAGAAATACTTTACTTGTAAGTATGACCGCTGTCTTTGACAAGAGCCAGCGCCCCGCCCACAGCAGACTTAAAAGACAGGAATGTGATAGTGACGGTCATTCTCAGTCAGCAGGGAGATCTCTGGCCACTCCCTGAGAGGCTCCTCTGGATACCAGACTGCAAAGTCTCTGGAGTTAAACTTGAAAAGTCGGAACACTTTTATCTTTACTTCAAGGGAGTATCCAAGTATAAACATATCAATCTGGggataagattaaaaaaaaagaggtcacaAACACAAATTTTCAAATTCCTACCTCCCACCATAGTGGGGGGAGTGTTTTTCTGCAACTTATAAAATAACCTACTTTTCTACAGACCCACCCATAAGCCAGTGAGTGGGCAGACTTAGGAAAAAATGTCCATTGTGCACAAGGAAGGGGACAAGCGTAGGAACATCCCTCTAGACTAGTATGAAGAAATCATAGGAAAAAGCTGTttagaaaaaaacttgaaaaccaatgtgattctgcaatctgcatttggggtaaaaattggagttcataacccacttcaatctaatgtatgaaatatgatatgtcaagagctttgtaatgttgtgaacaaccaataaaaaaaataaataaaaaaagaaaaaaacttgaaaaagaaaggaatgctCACAATTAGAAATTACACTGTTTTCCAACCAGCTTGACCTCATTCCAAATCAATTTGTGTAAAAATGTCAGATAACTTGATTCACCTTCTAGGAAAGCAAatccaaagaaaacagaaacccttttccacaaggaaaaaaattatggatTTAAACGTTTCAATAATTTCTATTCATCTGCAATAGGTAACCAAATGCTTTCCTGAAGCGACCTCATTTTCCAACTGGACCTCTTCTCCCGTGTGTGTGGGAGAACCTGTTGCCAGTGTGAGAAGTCAGCAAGACCAGAACTGGCACTCACCAGCCAAGGGTCTGCAGACACAGGGGCAACAAGCAAACTTTTTACTCATCTTTTCCTCATCTGGGGCCAATAATATCCACAAACCACCTCTGTGTAGCTGGTTTTATCAAAAGTGAGCCCCACAGACCTACGTGTTTTGAGTACTGCCCTCTCACCCTTAACCAAACACACATGGTTCTACTTCCCCATTTACCTGCTCTAATCCACATGTGTCACCTACAGCATTCAGGTGATTCATCATAAAGCTCAAAGGATCTGATGATGTCTCCCTGGAAAACAGGAGTctaaaaagactgggaatgatCTTGTTAGTCTTCATTTGTTCATAAACTTCAGTGACTTGATATAGCATGATGAACTTTAAAGCTTCATAAAGTTTATGTTCCAGAATGACATCAGAAAAAAGGATGTTACACATACTTCCTCTCTTGTGATAATCTTTAATTCCACTAAATTCGGTCCACTAAAATTTAGATGCAAAACAAAATTTAGAAGGGTAAAAGTGAATGCATGCACCATTACATAATTTTCTAAGTATTGATAAAATAAGCCAAAGATTAAGAAATGAAAGTAGAACTTTAACTtatcactttatattttttggtgctgATTTGTTTTAACTGTAAGCATGCTACAATGGACTGAATGTGTCTACTCTCCCAAATCCATACACTGAAGCCTAACCTTGTGATAACATTAGGAGGTGAGACCTTGGGATGGCAATTAGTTCACATGGTGGGAGCCCTCACGAATGGGGTTTGTGCCCTGATAAGAGGCCAGAAAACTAGGTAGTTCTCTTGCCATGTGAGGACATGCAAGAAGATATCTATAAAAAAGGAAGAGGGCTATGCCCCCTGCTAGCACCCTGATCTGACTTCTAcctccagaactgcaaaaaataaatgcttgttgtTTAACTCccccagtttatggtattttgttacagcagcttgaggagtgtctgtctgtctgtctctctctctctctctctctctctctctctctctccctccctccctccctccctccctcacacacacacacacaaaatcttatAATAATAAACTAgtccacatattttttaaaaaacaccacTTACTGAAGTACTAAGCAAGTCAGTTCTCTAAAACTGCTCCAGATTGCTGGATTATCCAAAAAATATTTCAGCCAAGAACAGTGCTAGCATTCCTTCACACTTACTATGCACCCGGCACAGCTCAAAGCACTCTTCTAATATCAACTAAATCCTCATAATAACCTATAGGGCATAAACTATTCATATTTCTCTTTCATACAGATAAAAAAACTGGCTCAGAAAGTCTAAGGTATTTCTGAAAATAACCTTGTTAGAAAGTGGAGGCTAATGATTCATTCTAATCATCCAAAACTTGTGTCATTATTAAAAGGCAGAAAGAACTCTTAGTTATAAGTACTGCATCTGCACCACACCCAAGTTTTATTAGGGTGCATTTCAGAGGGGCACTCAGAGAACCTTGTCTGGAACTTGTACTGCATTATTCTAGGTAAACAGAGGTACATGATTGGTCAGGTTTCCAGACCACAGTAGTATAAAGGGCCTGATTATTATGCAGAACATTTCTCTTGTTTattgaaaggagaaagaagagctgGAAAGGAAATTCATCAGTTACTAAACGGAACATTACTATTTGCATGTATTACTTCCCTAATATAAAGTAATATGCCTGACATTAGAAAAATATGGCTACATTTGggacatattttattaatatttttttagttataggtgggtacaatgtctttgttttactttatgtggtaatgaggattgaattcagtgcctcacacatgctaggcgagtgctgtacctatgagccacaacctcagcccggGACATATGTCCCTAAATGCTCACCTGCATTTTCAATAATTCCACACATTTACGTAATTTTCCAAACACATTTGAACCTGTATACTTCTCAGGACCAAAACTATACTGCTGGATCCAATTACAACCTTGTGAAAACAGCAGTTTTTCAGGAAGcttgaaaaggaagaagataCCAACAATTATCAGTACCCCaatatttattatacataattTGGAACATGTCACAGCACATGATTTTATCtcatttagcatcatcttcagttTAAAAGACTGAAACAACAGTAAAGTAAAAAGCATAcagtcatctttttaaaaattttgtgggttaaatgatttttttagattatatttttaCTTCATCACTTCACAATGGATAACAACCTAAATATAGGATTATGTCcatagaaacaaaatttttagataaaatatcATACTTCCTAGATGTTGGAAACTActttagaaactattttttagctgggtgcagtggtaaaCACCTctcatcccagtgactcggaaggctgaggcagaaggatcacaagttcacggtgtgcctcagcaacttagcaagaccctgtgtccaaaaataaataaataaataaagagcgcTGGGGATGTACCTTAGTGGCAGAGAATCCCTGGGttaaggggggggggaggaggaggaggaggaggaggaggaggaggaggaggaggaggaggaggaggaggaggaggaaagaaagaagaaggaaggggaaaggaagagaaaggaggaaggaggaaggaggaggaggaggaggaggaggaggaaagaaactatttttaaccAAATGAAGTTAGACACATACATCAGGAAACAGATGAATTATATCAGGACGCATTCTGCAAACCAGGCTATCATTTAGCAGTTAAGAGATGACTTAACTAGGATTATTTCACCTCTTAGCTTCATCCTCCACTATAAATTAAAGATAACATGTCCATTTTACAAGCTCTTGATAGGATTAAATAAGACCACGATGTATGTAAGAATCTAGCCCATCATAGCCATCCAATACATTTTTCCAGCTGATTCCACTTGTTGAACCTAGGGTCCCTGACATATTCCTTGTCCTCAGCAACTAGCAGCAAGGCCAGCACAATACATACCCAACAAATATCTGCtagataaaacagaaattaaaaaagaagttcaGATAAAAGATGTTAAATAAAGATCACGCGCACacgtatgtgtgtatgtgtgtgtgtgtgtgtgtgtgtgtgtgtgtgtgtgtgtaagagagggagaaagagaaagagaaggagagagctaTCTAGGTATCTAGATAGGTGCCTATATAGATACCTAGACAGCTAGATCTCTACATCACACGCTTCATGTTTCTTTACTTCTCCATTCTAGATTAGGCATAccagattcaaaataaaaattcaggttGTTCATTAAGAATGTACTGCCATAATccttaagaaaacaataaaacaggccaatttggaaagcagtttggagattcctgggaaagctgggaatggaaccaccatttgaccctgctattgcccttctcggactattccctgaagaccttaaaagagcatgctacagggatgctgccatatcgatgttcatagcagcacaattcacaatagctagactgtggaaccaacccagatgcccttcaatagatgaatggataaaaaaaaatgtggcatctatacacaatggagcactatgcagcaataaaaaatgacaaaatcatagaatttgcagggaaatggatggcactagagcagattatgcttagtgaagctagtcaatccctaaaaaacaaataccaaatgtcttctttgatataatgagagcaactatgaacagagtaaggaggaagagcaggaagaaaagtctaacatttaacagagtcatgagatgggagggaaagggagagaaaagggaaattgcatggaaatgaagggagaccctcattgctatacaaaattacatataagatgttgtgaggggaatgggaaaataaacaaggagagtaatgaattacaatagatggggtagagagagaagaagggaggggaagggaggggggatagtaggggataggaaaaatagcagaatacaacaattactaattgggcattatgtaaaattgtggatgtataaccgacgtgattctgcaatctgcatttggggtaaaattgggagttcataacccacttcaatctaatgtatgaaatatgatatgtcaagagctttgtaatgttgtgaacaaccaataaaaaataaaaaattaaaaaaaaagaaaacaataaaacaagccacagaataggagaaaatatctgcaaattaCACAGCTCAAAAAGTGTGTCTactcataaaatataaagaattctcaaaactcaacaataagaaaataaacaacccaattaaaaatgacCCAAAGATTTAAATAGACAAGATGATTTTCCAAGATGATAATATGAACAGCAATTAGGGACATTAAAAGATGGCCACTATCACTACTACTCACtaggaaatgcaaactaaaagtACAATGGTACCAGTACATACCTATTAGAATGActaaaccaaccaaacaaaaatctcacaataccaaatgctggtgaaaatgtggagcaactggaactcaTGTAGTGCTGGTGGGAGTGAAAAATAACCAAGTcgctttggaaaatagttttgcAATTTCTTATAAACTTAAACATATACTTACCAAACCATCTTGCAATCTAATTCCTAGATGCTTGCCCAAGGAAATATAAAGATCtgtataagaatatttaaaatagttgtcAAGcactggaaacaacccagatgtcttccaataggtgaatggataaactgtgTAACATTCACAAGAAGGAACACCACTCCACAATGACAAGAGAGGAACCACAAATTTACagaacaacatggatgaactacAAATGCATTTTGCTAAGGGAAAGAAGTCAGATTCAAAACACGCATACTAATG harbors:
- the Otulinl gene encoding inactive ubiquitin thioesterase OTULINL yields the protein MAAPRNPSRVRERVRERARVRAPAAESDQVHSWTLVQSQVLDTAWRIAKGSVMLAVSLLVAILCYFRRLHLYLEHWLKWWIGYLQRKFKRNLSVEAEVDLLSYCAREWKGETPRAKLMRKAYEELFWRHHIKCVRQVKRDNYDALRSVLFQIFSQGLSFPSWMKEKDIVKLPEKLLFSQGCNWIQQYSFGPEKYTGSNVFGKLRKCVELLKMQWTEFSGIKDYHKRGSMCNILFSDVILEHKLYEALKFIMLYQVTEVYEQMKTNKIIPSLFRLLFSRETSSDPLSFMMNHLNAVGDTCGLEQIDMFILGYSLEVKIKVFRLFKFNSRDFAVWYPEEPLREWPEISLLTENDRHYHIPVF